A region of Desulfolithobacter dissulfuricans DNA encodes the following proteins:
- a CDS encoding polyprenyl synthetase family protein — translation MDIKKYLQSQRRLVEQALEEFMLRAEGDFKDHVAAMRYSLFVGGKRVRPILCLAAGRTICGDDSLDDQLLPVACALECIHTYSLIHDDLPAMDDDALRRGKPTNHMVFGEAQAILAGDGLLTFAFELLSRPSAGGLDPEARIQVIHTIARAAGPLGMVGGQALDIAFEGRNIEFDDLKTIHRSKTGALITASVQAGALVAGATEDQLQALGSYGNNIGLAFQIVDDLLNVLSTTEQLGKAAGSDAERGKATYPAFFGVEKTRQLAREAVERALGALDGMGEPAEPLRALARYIVERNR, via the coding sequence GTGGATATCAAGAAGTATCTTCAGTCCCAGCGCAGGCTGGTTGAGCAGGCTCTGGAAGAGTTCATGCTTCGGGCCGAGGGCGATTTCAAGGATCATGTGGCGGCCATGCGCTACAGTCTGTTCGTCGGGGGCAAGCGCGTCCGTCCCATTCTCTGTCTTGCCGCCGGCCGGACCATCTGCGGTGATGATTCCCTGGATGATCAGCTTTTGCCGGTGGCCTGTGCCCTGGAGTGTATCCACACCTATTCCTTGATCCACGACGACCTGCCGGCCATGGATGACGATGCCCTGCGCCGGGGTAAACCCACCAATCACATGGTCTTTGGCGAGGCGCAGGCCATCCTTGCCGGAGACGGACTCCTGACCTTTGCCTTCGAGCTGCTGAGCCGTCCGTCGGCAGGCGGTCTGGATCCGGAGGCCAGAATCCAGGTTATCCACACTATTGCCCGGGCAGCGGGTCCGCTTGGCATGGTGGGTGGCCAGGCCCTGGATATCGCCTTTGAGGGCAGGAATATCGAATTTGATGATCTTAAGACCATTCATCGCAGCAAGACCGGTGCCCTGATAACCGCCTCGGTACAGGCCGGCGCCCTGGTGGCGGGAGCGACGGAAGATCAGCTGCAGGCCCTCGGTAGTTACGGCAACAACATCGGCTTGGCCTTTCAGATTGTCGACGATTTGCTCAACGTGCTCTCCACCACCGAACAGCTCGGCAAGGCGGCCGGTAGCGATGCCGAGCGCGGCAAGGCCACCTATCCCGCCTTTTTCGGGGTGGAGAAGACCCGGCAGCTGGCCCGGGAGGCCGTAGAGCGGGCCCTGGGCGCCCTGGATGGTATGGGGGAGCCGGCCGAGCCACTCAGAGCCCTTGCCCGCTATATTGTCGAGCGAAACCGGTAG
- the ispH gene encoding 4-hydroxy-3-methylbut-2-enyl diphosphate reductase, which produces MNVLLAKPRGFCAGVKRAIAIVEKALEIYGAPIYVLHEIVHNTTVVNTLREKGVVFVEQLEEAPGNSVLIFSAHGVARSVEERARKLGLRTINATCPLVTKVHRRVALLNKIGYDVLVIGHRGHPEVEGTCGRASGAVHVVSRPEDVAALTVADDNRVGYVTQTTLSMDDASEVLAAIRARFPKIDQPERTDICYATQNRQNAVRELCEEVDLLLVVGSKNSSNSNRLREVGEHRNITSHLIDNASEIDPAWLQGVTTIGVTAGASAPESLVNEVLDRLRDLGAISIREMEGEDETIQFQLGCPELDELEPGPAT; this is translated from the coding sequence ATGAACGTACTTCTTGCCAAGCCACGCGGATTCTGCGCCGGAGTCAAACGGGCCATAGCCATAGTCGAAAAGGCACTGGAGATCTATGGCGCGCCGATTTATGTGCTCCACGAAATCGTCCACAACACCACGGTGGTCAACACCCTGCGGGAAAAGGGCGTCGTCTTCGTGGAACAGCTCGAGGAGGCACCCGGAAACTCGGTACTCATCTTCAGCGCCCATGGGGTGGCCAGATCCGTGGAGGAAAGGGCCAGAAAGCTTGGCCTGCGGACCATCAACGCCACCTGTCCGCTGGTGACCAAGGTGCATCGCCGCGTGGCCCTGCTCAACAAAATCGGCTACGACGTCCTGGTGATCGGCCACCGGGGACATCCCGAAGTAGAGGGGACCTGCGGCCGGGCAAGCGGAGCCGTGCACGTGGTCTCCCGACCCGAAGACGTGGCCGCCCTCACCGTTGCCGATGACAACCGGGTCGGGTATGTCACCCAGACCACCCTGTCCATGGACGATGCCAGCGAGGTTCTGGCCGCCATCAGGGCCCGGTTTCCGAAGATCGACCAGCCCGAGCGAACCGACATCTGTTACGCCACCCAGAATCGACAGAACGCGGTCCGGGAGCTGTGCGAGGAGGTCGACCTGTTGCTGGTTGTGGGCTCGAAGAACTCCTCCAACTCCAACCGGCTCCGCGAAGTGGGCGAGCACCGCAACATCACTTCCCACCTGATAGACAATGCCTCGGAGATAGATCCAGCCTGGCTGCAGGGGGTGACAACCATCGGGGTGACCGCCGGCGCCTCGGCCCCGGAATCACTGGTCAATGAGGTCCTTGACCGTCTTCGCGACCTGGGCGCCATCTCCATCCGGGAGATGGAGGGCGAGGACGAGACCATCCAGTTTCAACTGGGCTGTCCGGAGCTGGACGAACTGGAGCCCGGCCCGGCCACATAG
- a CDS encoding glycerate kinase — protein MKIVIAPNEFKECLSAPGVAAAIAAGVRRALPGALVVEVPVADGGDGLVEVVHGSLGGQLIRRTVTGPLFAPVEAHFCHVTDKGVAVIEMALASGLALVPPEHRDPCRTTTLGTGELIRAALDLGVSRIVVGIGGSATNDGGIGMAKALGIRFLDWQGQEVEPVGGALGSIRHIDVSGMDPRLRDVKIEAVCDVDNPLCGDNGAARVYAPQKGATPEQVELLDEGLANLARVILADLGVDVCNLPGAGAAGGLGAGLYAFLGARLRRGIELVLELVELEDHLQGADLVLTGEGQIDFQTAFGKAPAGVARAAGRQGIPCVALAGSVGEELDGLYELGISAVFSICPGPVTLAQAMARAREYLARTAEQVVRCYVAGPGSSSSSSGQPS, from the coding sequence ATGAAAATCGTCATTGCGCCCAATGAGTTTAAGGAATGTCTGTCGGCCCCCGGGGTGGCCGCGGCCATAGCCGCCGGCGTGCGTCGGGCACTTCCCGGGGCCCTGGTCGTGGAGGTCCCGGTGGCCGATGGTGGTGACGGTCTGGTTGAGGTGGTGCACGGTTCCCTGGGTGGGCAACTGATCCGCAGGACGGTAACCGGTCCCCTTTTTGCCCCGGTGGAGGCCCATTTCTGCCATGTGACGGACAAAGGGGTGGCGGTTATCGAGATGGCTCTGGCCAGCGGTCTGGCACTGGTTCCTCCGGAGCACCGTGATCCCTGTCGGACCACGACGCTTGGTACCGGTGAGCTGATTCGCGCCGCTCTGGATCTTGGCGTGTCGCGGATTGTGGTCGGTATCGGCGGCAGCGCCACCAATGACGGTGGCATCGGCATGGCCAAGGCTCTGGGGATTCGGTTTCTCGACTGGCAGGGGCAGGAGGTTGAACCCGTCGGCGGGGCCCTGGGATCGATCCGTCACATCGATGTCTCGGGCATGGATCCCAGGCTGCGGGATGTAAAAATCGAGGCGGTCTGTGATGTGGACAATCCGCTCTGCGGAGACAATGGAGCCGCCCGGGTATACGCACCCCAGAAAGGGGCGACGCCCGAACAGGTTGAGTTGCTTGATGAGGGGCTGGCCAACCTGGCCCGCGTGATCCTGGCAGACCTGGGCGTCGATGTCTGCAATCTGCCCGGAGCCGGGGCCGCCGGTGGCCTGGGGGCCGGCTTGTACGCCTTCCTCGGGGCCAGGCTGCGGCGGGGTATCGAGCTGGTTCTGGAGCTCGTGGAGCTGGAGGATCATCTCCAGGGGGCAGACCTGGTGCTGACCGGCGAGGGACAGATAGATTTTCAGACCGCTTTTGGCAAGGCGCCGGCCGGAGTGGCCCGGGCGGCAGGGAGGCAGGGTATTCCCTGCGTTGCCCTTGCCGGATCCGTGGGTGAGGAACTTGACGGGTTATATGAGTTGGGGATCAGCGCGGTGTTTTCCATCTGTCCCGGGCCGGTGACCCTGGCGCAGGCCATGGCCAGGGCCCGGGAGTACCTGGCACGAACCGCGGAACAGGTGGTGCGCTGCTATGTGGCCGGGCCGGGCTCCAGTTCGTCCAGCTCCGGACAGCCCAGTTGA
- the secG gene encoding preprotein translocase subunit SecG — protein sequence MTTLLIIIHVLVSLFLIVIVLLQHGKGADVGATFGGSSQSLFGTEGPVPLLNKITTFAAIVFMGTSISLAYISANKSTGTVMKEVQAPAPVPQATVPSEPATIPMPTTGQQKDREAPATMPAADKSASENAPTEK from the coding sequence ATGACAACACTTTTAATTATCATTCATGTTCTGGTCTCGCTGTTCCTGATCGTGATTGTGCTGCTGCAGCACGGCAAGGGGGCAGATGTGGGGGCCACTTTCGGTGGGTCGAGCCAGAGCCTTTTCGGTACCGAAGGGCCGGTGCCGCTGTTGAACAAGATAACCACCTTTGCGGCTATCGTGTTCATGGGTACCTCGATTTCGCTGGCCTACATTTCTGCCAACAAGAGCACCGGTACGGTGATGAAAGAAGTGCAGGCACCTGCGCCGGTGCCGCAGGCAACGGTACCCAGTGAGCCGGCCACCATACCCATGCCGACCACCGGGCAGCAGAAAGACAGGGAAGCGCCGGCGACCATGCCGGCGGCCGATAAGTCTGCATCGGAGAACGCGCCGACCGAAAAATAG
- the tpiA gene encoding triose-phosphate isomerase: MERRPLIAGNWKMHLTSDQAVALARTIADAASDVADRDVMIAPAFTSLPAVAEVLADSPVLLGAQNVAWEEQGAFTGEVSPVMLREFGVSLVIVGHSERRHIFGETDDLINRRLCGALRFGLVPILCVGETLEDREDGITMQILEQQVRSGLAGVEAGDMARVVIAYEPVWAIGTGKTASKEQAQEAHRFIRSVVGNLYEKKLAQQVRILYGGSVKPENVDSLMAEPDIDGALVGGAALKSESFARIIHFI, encoded by the coding sequence ATGGAAAGGAGACCCTTGATTGCCGGTAACTGGAAGATGCACCTGACCTCGGACCAGGCCGTTGCCCTGGCCCGGACCATTGCCGACGCAGCCTCCGACGTGGCTGACCGGGACGTGATGATTGCCCCGGCCTTTACCTCTCTGCCTGCGGTGGCGGAAGTCCTGGCCGATTCCCCGGTGCTGCTGGGGGCCCAGAACGTGGCCTGGGAGGAGCAGGGCGCCTTCACCGGCGAGGTTTCACCGGTGATGCTCAGGGAGTTCGGTGTCAGCCTGGTTATCGTCGGTCATTCTGAGCGGCGTCATATCTTCGGGGAAACCGATGACCTGATCAACAGGCGGTTGTGCGGGGCGCTCAGGTTCGGGCTGGTTCCGATCCTCTGTGTGGGGGAGACCCTGGAAGATCGGGAAGACGGGATCACCATGCAGATCCTGGAGCAGCAGGTCCGGTCCGGGCTTGCCGGCGTGGAGGCCGGAGATATGGCCCGGGTGGTCATTGCCTACGAGCCTGTCTGGGCCATCGGCACCGGCAAGACCGCGAGCAAGGAGCAGGCCCAGGAAGCCCATCGGTTCATCAGGAGTGTTGTTGGGAATCTATATGAGAAAAAGCTTGCTCAGCAAGTGAGAATATTGTATGGTGGCTCGGTTAAGCCTGAGAACGTGGACAGTCTCATGGCCGAGCCCGATATAGATGGCGCGCTGGTGGGCGGCGCAGCACTCAAATCCGAATCGTTTGCTCGGATTATTCATTTTATATGA
- a CDS encoding phosphoglycerate kinase: MKTIRDLDIAGKRVLVRVDFNVPMDRQGGITDDTRIRMALPTIEYALEQGARVILCSHLGRPKGQRVDEYSLAPVAAHLGRLVGRDVAFAPNCVGPEAEAVVRAMADGELALLENLRYHPGEQENDPDFARQLAALAEVYVNDAFAVSHRAHASVVGVPRLCASKGAGFLLKKELDYFHRSMDEPIRPLVAIVGGAKVSSKLGALTNMLAKVDRMLIGGAMANTFLKSQGYDVGASRVEDELLDEAGKLLARAREKGVKVYLPVDVIAADGFAPDAVTKQVTIQDIPSGWMALDIGPASVICFGEALADAKTIVWNGPMGAFEMDAFARGTMALAHTVGSSHALSITGGGDSNAAVNKFGEAENISYMSTGGGAFLMLMEGKELPGVAALEEGQEN; the protein is encoded by the coding sequence GTGAAGACAATTCGGGATCTGGACATTGCGGGAAAACGGGTACTTGTCCGGGTGGATTTCAATGTGCCCATGGACAGGCAGGGCGGAATTACCGATGATACCAGGATCCGTATGGCCCTGCCCACCATTGAGTACGCCCTGGAGCAGGGGGCCCGGGTGATCCTCTGTTCCCATCTCGGCCGGCCAAAAGGCCAGCGGGTGGACGAGTACTCTCTGGCCCCGGTGGCCGCCCATCTTGGCCGTCTTGTCGGGCGCGATGTCGCCTTCGCTCCGAACTGCGTCGGGCCCGAGGCCGAGGCGGTGGTCCGTGCCATGGCGGATGGTGAGCTGGCTCTGCTGGAAAACCTGCGCTATCATCCAGGCGAGCAGGAGAATGATCCGGACTTTGCCCGCCAGTTGGCCGCCCTGGCCGAGGTCTATGTCAACGATGCCTTTGCGGTCTCCCACCGGGCCCATGCCTCGGTGGTCGGGGTGCCCAGGTTATGCGCCAGCAAGGGAGCAGGCTTTCTGCTCAAAAAGGAGCTCGATTATTTCCATCGCTCCATGGATGAGCCGATCCGCCCCTTGGTGGCCATTGTTGGCGGCGCCAAGGTGTCGAGCAAACTCGGTGCTCTGACCAACATGCTGGCCAAAGTGGATCGGATGCTGATCGGTGGAGCCATGGCCAATACCTTTCTCAAAAGCCAGGGGTACGATGTGGGTGCTTCCAGGGTGGAGGATGAGCTCCTGGATGAGGCCGGCAAACTGCTTGCCCGGGCCCGGGAGAAAGGGGTCAAGGTGTACCTGCCGGTGGATGTCATTGCCGCCGATGGCTTTGCCCCCGATGCCGTGACAAAACAGGTTACCATCCAGGACATTCCGTCTGGCTGGATGGCCCTTGATATCGGTCCTGCTTCGGTGATCTGTTTTGGCGAGGCCCTGGCAGACGCGAAGACCATTGTCTGGAACGGCCCCATGGGCGCTTTCGAGATGGATGCCTTTGCCCGCGGTACCATGGCCCTGGCCCATACCGTTGGTTCTTCCCATGCCCTGAGCATCACCGGTGGCGGCGACTCCAACGCGGCGGTGAATAAGTTCGGCGAGGCTGAAAACATCTCCTATATGTCCACCGGAGGCGGTGCATTTCTCATGCTGATGGAGGGTAAGGAGCTGCCCGGAGTTGCTGCCCTGGAAGAGGGGCAGGAAAACTGA
- the rimI gene encoding ribosomal protein S18-alanine N-acetyltransferase, with the protein MSVRPMRAGDVASVVAIEEAVMDTPWSRSLVEAELQGEHGIRLVFEMHGQVAGYGFFRFCGLEAELLRIGVRDRSRRLGIGSTLLRAGVAALRRHGVTSCLLEVRSANSTALRFYAKEGFVEVGRRPDYYRQPTDDALILGLELRDG; encoded by the coding sequence GTGAGTGTCCGGCCCATGCGGGCCGGAGATGTGGCATCGGTTGTCGCCATCGAAGAGGCGGTGATGGACACGCCCTGGTCCCGCAGTCTTGTCGAGGCCGAGCTGCAGGGCGAGCACGGGATCCGGCTGGTGTTCGAAATGCATGGTCAGGTGGCGGGGTATGGCTTTTTCCGGTTTTGCGGGCTCGAGGCTGAACTCCTGCGTATCGGGGTCCGCGACCGGAGCCGGCGCCTGGGCATAGGCAGTACCCTGTTGCGGGCCGGGGTCGCTGCGTTGCGGCGCCACGGTGTCACCTCCTGTCTGCTGGAGGTGCGGAGCGCGAACAGTACTGCCTTGCGGTTCTACGCCAAAGAGGGTTTTGTCGAGGTCGGCCGGCGTCCGGACTATTACCGTCAGCCCACCGATGATGCCCTGATTCTGGGCTTGGAGCTCAGGGACGGATGA
- a CDS encoding type I glyceraldehyde-3-phosphate dehydrogenase gives MKLGINGLGRIGKLSLWHHVSRKFFSEIVVNLGRDVGQGMQDIAAAIERDSTYGRLSMYLHGHRGGRVIENLDESAGTMTVNGVPVTVLREARNPRDIKWQENGVRLVVDTTGVFKDPTADPDDPRGSVRGHLQAGAEKVLVSAPFKIKSKGIDMPDDAVTTVMGINDDDYDPARHSVISAASCTTTCLSYMIKPLMDQFGADRMLSASMVTVHAATGSQQVLDRLAATGATDLRKNRSILNNIILTTTGAAKALALVIPEMKSIGFIAESVRVPTTTGSLIVLVLNLQDELEKPINRELINSIYRDFAASSPYLEYSEEQNVSSDIIGIPEAAAVIEATETHTRTASISVNLEHVKSCNFEPGQVPPVLEVPVTQAVIYGWYDNELGSYTNMLGELTVSVAQSMV, from the coding sequence ATGAAACTCGGAATCAATGGCCTTGGCAGAATCGGTAAGCTTTCGCTTTGGCACCATGTTTCTCGCAAGTTTTTTTCGGAAATCGTGGTCAATCTGGGCCGGGATGTGGGCCAGGGCATGCAGGATATCGCCGCGGCCATCGAGCGCGATTCCACCTACGGTCGGCTGTCCATGTATCTGCACGGCCACCGGGGCGGCCGGGTTATTGAAAATCTCGATGAATCCGCCGGCACCATGACCGTGAACGGGGTTCCGGTCACCGTGCTGCGCGAGGCACGTAATCCCCGGGATATCAAGTGGCAGGAGAACGGCGTCCGGTTGGTGGTGGATACCACCGGGGTGTTCAAGGATCCCACTGCCGATCCCGACGATCCCCGCGGTTCGGTCCGGGGTCACCTGCAGGCCGGGGCCGAAAAGGTGCTGGTTTCCGCGCCGTTCAAGATCAAATCCAAGGGGATCGACATGCCTGATGATGCGGTCACCACGGTCATGGGTATCAATGACGACGACTATGATCCGGCCAGGCACTCTGTTATCTCCGCCGCCTCCTGTACCACCACCTGTCTTTCCTATATGATCAAGCCGCTCATGGACCAGTTCGGTGCCGACCGGATGCTGTCTGCCTCTATGGTTACCGTGCATGCCGCCACCGGCAGCCAGCAGGTCCTGGACCGGTTGGCTGCCACCGGAGCCACGGATCTGCGCAAGAACCGCTCGATTCTCAATAATATCATCCTGACCACCACCGGCGCGGCCAAGGCCCTGGCCCTGGTTATCCCGGAGATGAAATCCATCGGTTTCATTGCCGAGTCGGTGCGGGTACCCACCACCACCGGCTCCCTGATCGTCCTGGTGCTGAACCTCCAGGATGAGCTGGAAAAACCCATCAACCGGGAGTTGATCAATTCCATCTACAGGGATTTTGCTGCCAGTTCTCCCTATCTCGAGTATTCCGAGGAGCAGAACGTATCGTCGGATATCATCGGCATTCCCGAGGCAGCGGCGGTTATCGAGGCCACCGAGACCCACACCCGGACCGCGTCCATTTCCGTCAATCTGGAGCATGTCAAGTCATGCAATTTCGAGCCGGGTCAGGTGCCGCCGGTGCTCGAGGTGCCGGTGACCCAGGCTGTGATCTACGGCTGGTACGATAACGAGCTTGGCAGTTATACCAACATGCTCGGGGAGCTGACCGTATCTGTAGCCCAGAGCATGGTGTGA
- the sfsA gene encoding DNA/RNA nuclease SfsA, producing the protein MQLPKIRQSATLIKRYKRFLADVLLEDGSELTVHCPNSGSMRGCSTPGSPVIISDSGNPERKYRWTLEMVREKGVWIGVNTNLTNKLVYEALRTGVIDDFGQIHTIRPEVRVSDRSRLDFVLESDAGQVYIEVKNCSLVENGRALFPDAVTARGTKHLEELALLRKNGAQAAVLFCVQRADGAWFAPADEIDPLYADTLRKVSDQGVRILAYRAEVQPNQVTITEKIPCRIYPEEMPSR; encoded by the coding sequence ATGCAGCTTCCCAAAATCAGACAATCCGCCACCCTGATCAAACGCTATAAACGCTTCCTGGCCGACGTGCTCCTGGAAGACGGCAGCGAACTCACCGTTCACTGTCCCAACTCCGGGTCCATGCGCGGCTGCTCCACCCCGGGCAGCCCGGTGATCATTTCAGACTCCGGCAATCCCGAGAGAAAATACCGCTGGACCCTGGAGATGGTCCGGGAAAAAGGGGTCTGGATCGGTGTCAACACCAACCTGACCAACAAGCTGGTCTACGAGGCATTGCGCACCGGGGTGATCGATGATTTCGGTCAGATCCACACCATCCGTCCCGAGGTCAGGGTATCGGACCGGAGCCGCCTGGATTTCGTCCTCGAGAGCGATGCAGGCCAGGTATATATTGAGGTCAAGAACTGCTCCCTGGTGGAAAACGGCAGAGCTCTCTTTCCCGACGCGGTCACGGCCAGAGGCACGAAACACCTGGAAGAACTGGCTCTTCTACGCAAAAACGGCGCCCAGGCCGCTGTTCTCTTCTGCGTCCAGCGGGCGGACGGGGCCTGGTTCGCCCCGGCCGACGAGATAGATCCCCTCTATGCCGACACGCTGCGCAAGGTAAGCGATCAGGGCGTCCGGATCCTGGCTTACCGGGCTGAAGTACAGCCGAACCAAGTCACGATCACCGAAAAAATTCCCTGCCGGATCTACCCCGAAGAGATGCCTTCCCGGTGA